One window from the genome of Sesamum indicum cultivar Zhongzhi No. 13 linkage group LG15, S_indicum_v1.0, whole genome shotgun sequence encodes:
- the LOC105178430 gene encoding classical arabinogalactan protein 6-like produces the protein MARQAVALVLIVTVAFAAAVSAQSPTSSPSSSPAPASNSTTSPTPQASPAPASSAEASPAPSSTNAASTQPAGSSAPTTGSSASPKAASHSPHAAATPKEAASSPSSSPSSDASSPTTTDAADAPAENQPAADTPASSGAASLKFSAISAAAAAGYFFF, from the coding sequence ATGGCACGCCAGGCGGTTGCTCTAGTCCTCATCGTCACCGTCGCCTTCGCCGCGGCGGTTTCTGCCCAATCACCCACTAGCTCTCCATCATCATCGCCGGCGCCGGCATCAAATTCAACTACGTCCCCCACCCCACAAGCATCTCCCGCCCCGGCTTCCTCCGCAGAAGCATCCCCCGCCCCGTCTTCCACCAATGCCGCCAGCACTCAACCTGCTGGCTCCTCGGCGCCAACCACCGGTTCTTCCGCCTCCCCTAAAGCAGCCTCGCATTCCCCCCATGCAGCTGCCACCCCCAAGGAGGCGGCCTCTTCTCCATCTAGCTCCCCCAGCAGTGATGCCAGTTCCCCCACCACCACCGATGCTGCCGATGCACCCGCTGAAAACCAGCCCGCTGCTGACACACCAGCATCGAGCGGTGCCGCCTCCTTGAAGTTCTCCGCCATCTCCGCCGCTGCAGCCGCCGGATACTTCTTCTTTTAA